Proteins found in one Pyxidicoccus trucidator genomic segment:
- a CDS encoding pentapeptide repeat-containing protein, which yields MAKAPSIEKLLQSGSAEWNRMRKSGQVSTDHTGATFTQLFSANTDLSGLGLIGSEWERCDLSKVNFRDADLSNAYFHGGRLQDCDFRGANLEGATFEKLKLLRCDFTGAKGLDDVEMDDVDMDRVVGLDGEEAPPPPPPPAQGITAFTREQREKALGAQAAAVMQGEPAGEELPPFRPQDPPGSLFFRALKRLAMPPVWVLDVPGLRPLLPQRLPPGSQLETLYREAVKTRLENKKPSADPSVVERAQKALRMGAKDAAVAAMYLREVGVVPLARFSAAQVLKAALQEEVQVDDLTGSIDPRTTGALLELRLTHDVVEHLQEARRRLAATQLYTSLLEAGFNPENNWDEALESSDAAMELAQAATGEDRNALFEGFQVFAALPEEARLRRLAYLAESMSNLELISRLPEGMEPGWLNGPETRECHEREMTYVQALKAQDIPAKVPALAKAELGVPEGEVPEDSDDDLFVHVRCDVCGKEKLIVQSPDV from the coding sequence ATGGCGAAAGCCCCGAGTATCGAGAAGCTTCTTCAGAGTGGTTCGGCGGAATGGAACCGGATGCGCAAGTCCGGTCAGGTCTCAACCGACCATACCGGCGCTACCTTTACCCAACTTTTCTCCGCCAACACGGACCTGTCAGGCCTCGGCCTCATCGGCTCCGAGTGGGAGCGGTGTGACCTCTCCAAGGTCAACTTCCGGGACGCGGACCTGTCCAACGCCTACTTCCATGGCGGCCGGCTCCAGGACTGCGACTTCCGGGGGGCCAACCTCGAAGGAGCGACATTCGAGAAGCTGAAGCTCCTGCGCTGCGACTTCACGGGCGCCAAGGGGCTGGACGACGTCGAGATGGACGACGTGGACATGGACCGGGTCGTCGGTCTGGACGGCGAGGAGGCCCCTCCGCCCCCCCCGCCCCCGGCCCAGGGCATCACCGCGTTCACCCGTGAGCAGCGCGAGAAGGCGCTGGGCGCCCAGGCCGCGGCGGTCATGCAGGGGGAGCCGGCGGGCGAGGAACTGCCGCCGTTCCGCCCGCAGGACCCGCCGGGCTCGCTCTTCTTCCGGGCGCTGAAGCGCCTGGCCATGCCTCCGGTGTGGGTGCTGGACGTGCCGGGCCTGCGCCCGCTGCTCCCGCAGCGGCTGCCTCCGGGCAGCCAGCTGGAGACGCTGTACCGCGAGGCGGTGAAGACGCGGCTGGAGAACAAGAAGCCGTCGGCGGACCCGTCCGTGGTGGAGCGGGCGCAGAAGGCGCTGCGCATGGGGGCGAAGGACGCCGCCGTGGCCGCCATGTACCTGCGCGAGGTGGGCGTGGTGCCGCTGGCGCGCTTCTCCGCGGCGCAGGTGCTGAAGGCCGCCCTCCAGGAGGAGGTGCAGGTGGATGACCTGACGGGCTCCATCGACCCCCGCACCACGGGCGCGCTGCTGGAGCTGCGGCTGACGCACGACGTGGTGGAGCACCTGCAGGAGGCGCGGCGCCGGCTGGCGGCCACGCAGCTCTACACGTCGCTGCTGGAGGCGGGCTTCAACCCGGAGAACAACTGGGACGAGGCGCTGGAGTCGAGCGACGCGGCGATGGAGCTGGCGCAGGCGGCCACGGGCGAGGACCGCAACGCCCTGTTCGAGGGCTTCCAGGTGTTCGCCGCGCTGCCGGAAGAGGCGCGGCTGCGCCGGCTGGCGTACCTGGCCGAGTCCATGTCCAACCTGGAGCTCATCAGCCGGCTGCCGGAGGGCATGGAGCCGGGGTGGCTGAACGGCCCGGAGACGCGCGAGTGCCATGAGCGGGAGATGACGTACGTCCAGGCGCTGAAGGCGCAGGACATCCCCGCGAAGGTGCCGGCGCTGGCGAAGGCGGAGCTCGGCGTTCCCGAGGGCGAGGTGCCCGAGGACAGCGACGACGACCTCTTCGTCCACGTGCGCTGCGACGTGTGCGGCAAGGAGAAGCTCATCGTCCAGTCGCCGGACGTCTGA
- a CDS encoding RluA family pseudouridine synthase — MIEYRIEADTAGMRLDKHLRKRLPNVPVSHLFKMIRTKKVRVNGKRAQPEQLLAEGDVLTIRGDEQQLTADDRPKSDRPTPPPPPVDPSRLVILREDDWLMAVDKPSGMAVHTGSGITGGTLVDYVRAYLGPKAVRNDFAASPAHRLDRETSGVILVAKRRPAMVHFTDVFTNGLSKKRYLTLVKGKMPKDSGVIDLPLSEHQQTAESKARRGVNMQEALTRWKVVKQSGDAALLSCSIETGRTHQIRRHLAAIGHPVAGDKKYGDFAFNRDVRARWGLKRLFLHAERIEFPHPEGGVKVAVEAPLAPELRDVLKRAALVP; from the coding sequence ATGATCGAGTACCGAATCGAAGCCGACACCGCCGGGATGCGGCTGGACAAGCACCTGCGCAAACGGCTCCCCAATGTCCCGGTGAGCCACCTCTTCAAGATGATTCGCACCAAGAAGGTGCGGGTGAACGGAAAGCGTGCTCAGCCCGAGCAGTTGCTAGCCGAGGGAGACGTGCTCACCATCCGCGGCGACGAGCAGCAGCTCACGGCCGACGACCGTCCGAAATCGGACCGTCCGACGCCCCCGCCCCCGCCGGTGGACCCCAGCCGGCTGGTCATTCTGAGGGAGGACGACTGGCTCATGGCCGTGGACAAGCCCAGTGGCATGGCCGTCCATACCGGCAGCGGCATCACCGGCGGCACGCTGGTGGACTATGTGCGCGCCTACCTGGGCCCCAAGGCCGTCCGCAACGACTTCGCCGCCTCCCCCGCCCACCGGTTGGACCGGGAGACCTCGGGCGTCATCCTGGTGGCCAAGCGCCGCCCGGCGATGGTGCACTTCACCGACGTCTTCACCAACGGCCTCTCCAAGAAGCGCTACCTCACCCTGGTGAAGGGGAAGATGCCCAAGGATTCCGGGGTCATCGACCTGCCCCTGTCGGAGCACCAGCAGACGGCCGAGTCCAAGGCCCGTCGTGGGGTGAACATGCAGGAGGCCCTCACCCGGTGGAAGGTCGTCAAGCAGTCGGGCGACGCAGCGCTCCTGTCCTGCTCCATCGAGACCGGGCGCACCCATCAGATAAGAAGGCATCTGGCCGCCATCGGACACCCGGTGGCGGGTGACAAGAAGTACGGAGATTTCGCCTTCAACCGCGACGTGCGGGCGCGCTGGGGGCTGAAACGTCTGTTCCTGCACGCCGAGCGCATTGAATTTCCGCATCCCGAAGGCGGTGTGAAGGTGGCCGTGGAGGCCCCCCTCGCACCCGAGCTCCGGGACGTGCTCAAGCGGGCTGCATTGGTGCCCTGA
- a CDS encoding penicillin-binding protein 1A, with amino-acid sequence MADPKTTDRSRSKLVLDGVPPGRWWKFLLKAAGWLTLTGATAAVVAVVAVYYVYSDGLPAIPKVDEYWPPIVTEVYTDDAVLAGEFYNERRKVVPYERIPKRLVQAFIASEDSSFFDHFGVDVLGTARAGFKTVGSKLGLRSGGIQGGSTLTQQTAKAVLISAEGYKSATAKTLTRKIREAILALRLEQSLTKEEILYLYLNNVFLGHHSYGVQSAAENYYRKDVRDLTLGEMTLVAGLPQAPSRYSPFLRPEAARKRRSYVLRRMLDEGMISQAEHDTANAEPVKVYPVEDVFHEFAPYFVEQVRKDMVDRYSNPVLLKEGLKVFTTMDSERQRAAQDAVLDGLLSLDKRQGWRGPVQQLASPEAIKTFLERAKKSMGKQELVDNRLYVAVVTAIDADGKGADVQVGPHAGRLPLLGMRWARKVNPVAYYPAMMISSVKKAIAVGDVVVVRHVTKKELTDDKEQWEKKLAEEIPEEGVTLFRLEQTPEAQSALVSIDPHRQYLTAMVGGYDFDDNEFNRAFQACRQPGSSFKPFVYSAALEQLDWTEASVIVDSPIVEHDPDNKVSWKPENFKQEFVGDVLLRTAMINSLNIPAVKTFGAVGVKNMAAWSQKLGITTPMNMDFSAALGSSCVYPVDLANAYATFNRYGRKKPTYFIRKIEDRWGRTLEDHTAYDDAWAPLQDRVAAGYARLFEPGEQVMSPETGFILTHLLRGVVLQGTGGPASRLGKPTAGKTGTTNDAFDAWFAAYTRDLVTVAWVGYDLNQHPLGHYETGGRAALPIWLNYMKRALEGRPQSEFFPWQSMDLVKLYIDKKTGKVASPGAKGSELMFFKKGTEPKDAVPDKNQVDVDQFMMGAQ; translated from the coding sequence ATGGCCGACCCCAAGACGACTGACCGCAGCCGCTCGAAGCTGGTGCTCGACGGCGTTCCCCCCGGGCGCTGGTGGAAGTTCCTCCTCAAGGCCGCCGGGTGGCTGACGCTGACCGGCGCCACCGCCGCCGTGGTGGCCGTGGTGGCCGTGTACTACGTGTACTCGGACGGGCTGCCCGCCATCCCCAAGGTGGACGAGTACTGGCCGCCCATCGTCACCGAGGTCTACACCGACGACGCGGTGCTGGCCGGCGAGTTCTACAACGAGCGCCGCAAGGTGGTGCCCTACGAGCGGATTCCGAAGCGGCTCGTCCAGGCCTTCATCGCCAGCGAGGACTCCAGCTTCTTCGACCACTTCGGCGTGGACGTGCTGGGCACCGCGCGCGCCGGCTTCAAGACGGTGGGCTCCAAGCTGGGCCTGCGCTCCGGCGGCATCCAGGGCGGCTCCACCCTCACGCAGCAGACGGCGAAGGCCGTCCTCATCTCCGCGGAGGGCTACAAGTCCGCCACCGCCAAGACGCTCACCCGCAAGATTCGCGAGGCCATCCTCGCCCTGCGGCTGGAGCAGTCGCTGACCAAGGAGGAGATTCTCTACCTCTACCTCAACAACGTCTTCCTCGGGCACCACAGCTACGGCGTGCAGAGCGCGGCGGAGAACTACTACCGCAAGGACGTCCGTGACTTGACGCTGGGGGAGATGACGCTCGTCGCCGGCCTGCCCCAGGCGCCCAGCCGCTACTCGCCCTTCCTGCGTCCGGAGGCCGCGCGCAAGCGCCGCTCCTACGTGCTGCGCCGCATGCTGGACGAGGGCATGATTTCGCAGGCGGAGCACGACACCGCCAACGCCGAGCCGGTGAAGGTGTACCCGGTGGAGGACGTCTTCCACGAGTTCGCGCCGTACTTCGTGGAGCAGGTCCGCAAGGACATGGTGGACCGGTACAGCAACCCCGTGCTGCTGAAGGAGGGCCTCAAGGTCTTCACCACCATGGACAGCGAGCGCCAGCGCGCCGCGCAGGACGCGGTGCTGGACGGCCTCTTGTCATTGGACAAGCGCCAGGGCTGGCGCGGGCCGGTGCAGCAGCTCGCCTCGCCGGAGGCCATCAAGACCTTCCTGGAGCGCGCGAAGAAGTCCATGGGCAAGCAGGAGCTGGTGGACAACCGGCTCTACGTCGCCGTCGTCACGGCGATTGACGCGGACGGCAAGGGCGCGGACGTGCAGGTGGGCCCGCACGCCGGCCGGCTGCCGCTGCTGGGCATGCGCTGGGCGCGCAAGGTGAATCCCGTGGCCTACTACCCGGCGATGATGATCTCGTCGGTGAAGAAGGCCATCGCCGTGGGCGACGTCGTCGTGGTGCGCCACGTGACGAAGAAGGAGCTCACCGACGACAAGGAGCAGTGGGAGAAGAAGCTGGCCGAGGAGATTCCGGAGGAGGGCGTGACGCTCTTCCGCCTGGAGCAGACGCCCGAGGCGCAGAGCGCGCTCGTCTCCATCGACCCCCACCGCCAGTACCTCACCGCGATGGTGGGTGGGTACGACTTCGACGACAACGAGTTCAACCGCGCGTTCCAGGCCTGCCGCCAGCCGGGCAGCTCCTTCAAGCCCTTCGTCTACTCGGCGGCGCTGGAGCAGCTCGACTGGACGGAAGCCAGCGTCATCGTCGACTCGCCGATTGTGGAGCACGACCCGGACAACAAGGTGTCGTGGAAGCCGGAGAACTTCAAGCAGGAGTTCGTGGGCGACGTGCTGCTGCGCACCGCGATGATCAACTCCCTGAACATCCCCGCGGTGAAGACCTTCGGCGCGGTGGGTGTGAAGAACATGGCCGCGTGGAGCCAGAAGCTCGGCATCACCACGCCCATGAACATGGACTTCTCCGCCGCGCTGGGCTCCTCGTGCGTGTACCCGGTGGACCTGGCCAACGCCTACGCCACCTTCAACCGCTACGGCCGCAAGAAGCCCACGTACTTCATCCGCAAGATTGAGGACCGCTGGGGCCGCACGCTGGAGGACCACACCGCCTATGACGACGCGTGGGCCCCGCTGCAGGACCGCGTCGCCGCCGGCTACGCGCGCCTCTTCGAGCCGGGCGAGCAGGTGATGAGCCCGGAGACGGGCTTCATCCTCACGCACCTGCTGCGCGGCGTGGTGCTCCAGGGCACCGGCGGCCCGGCCAGCCGGCTGGGCAAGCCCACCGCGGGCAAGACGGGCACCACCAACGACGCCTTCGACGCGTGGTTCGCCGCCTACACCCGGGACCTCGTCACGGTGGCGTGGGTGGGGTACGACCTGAATCAGCACCCGCTGGGCCACTACGAGACGGGCGGTCGCGCCGCGCTGCCCATCTGGCTCAACTACATGAAGCGCGCCCTGGAGGGCCGGCCCCAGTCCGAGTTCTTCCCGTGGCAGTCGATGGACCTGGTGAAGCTCTACATCGACAAGAAGACGGGGAAGGTTGCGTCGCCGGGCGCGAAGGGCTCCGAGCTGATGTTCTTCAAGAAGGGCACCGAGCCCAAGGACGCCGTGCCCGACAAGAACCAGGTCGACGTGGACCAGTTCATGATGGGCGCGCAGTAG
- the pyrF gene encoding orotidine-5'-phosphate decarboxylase, which translates to MTSLPPSFSHNFHALADQRSPFCLGIDPSKDLLTRWGLPDTAQGLRDFCDRLADAAGDRVALVKPQSAFFERHGPDGLKVLQHVMKRFKQAGALTLLDVKRGDIGSTMDAYAQSLFGPNSAYQADAATFSAYLGLGALVKTIELARAASAFAFIVVRSSNPEGTSLQTSTGTDGRTVAEALADGIRELNEKPGPGAPPVVGAVMGATLPDSDRGVVERLGGALMLTPGIGAQGAGFDDLKRLFDGREAQVVPTATRSVLEAGPDTASLREALERHLEPARRFRANASTARPS; encoded by the coding sequence GTGACTTCACTCCCCCCGTCCTTCTCCCACAACTTCCACGCCCTCGCGGACCAGCGCTCGCCGTTCTGCCTCGGCATCGACCCGTCGAAGGACCTGCTCACCCGCTGGGGGCTGCCTGACACCGCCCAGGGCCTGCGAGACTTCTGCGACCGCCTGGCCGACGCCGCCGGTGACAGGGTGGCGCTGGTGAAGCCGCAGAGCGCCTTCTTCGAGCGCCACGGCCCGGACGGACTGAAGGTGCTCCAGCACGTGATGAAGCGCTTCAAGCAGGCCGGCGCCCTGACGCTGCTGGACGTGAAGCGCGGGGACATCGGCTCCACCATGGACGCGTATGCGCAGAGCCTCTTCGGCCCGAACAGCGCCTACCAGGCGGACGCCGCCACGTTCTCCGCGTATCTTGGGCTCGGCGCCCTGGTGAAGACGATTGAATTGGCGCGCGCGGCCAGCGCCTTCGCCTTCATCGTGGTGCGCTCGTCCAACCCGGAGGGCACGTCCCTCCAGACGTCCACCGGCACCGACGGCCGCACCGTGGCCGAGGCCCTGGCGGACGGCATCCGCGAGCTGAACGAGAAGCCCGGCCCGGGAGCGCCGCCGGTGGTGGGCGCCGTCATGGGCGCCACCCTCCCCGACAGCGACAGGGGCGTCGTCGAGCGGCTCGGCGGGGCGCTGATGCTCACGCCCGGCATCGGCGCGCAGGGCGCCGGCTTCGATGACCTGAAGCGCCTGTTCGACGGGCGCGAGGCCCAGGTGGTCCCCACCGCCACGCGCTCCGTGCTGGAGGCGGGCCCGGACACCGCGTCCCTGCGCGAGGCGCTGGAGCGCCACCTGGAGCCCGCGCGCCGCTTCCGCGCCAACGCGTCTACTGCGCGCCCATCATGA
- a CDS encoding SDR family NAD(P)-dependent oxidoreductase has product MAEMSYRTALVTGASSGLGRGLALWLAKRGLRVFASGRRLPQLQALAAEAQAAGATVEPLELDVTQADATLERIRELDAECGGLDLVVANAGVGGVTHAKRLQWEKVRGIIDTNVTGAVATLSAVLPQMVERRRGHLVGISSLAAYRGLAGHAAYSASKAFLATFMESLRVDLGGTGVRVTCVYPGFVKSEMTAKNDFPMPFLMETDAAVELMGKGILRGDTELTFPWQLALPTRLVKVLPNPLFDAAARRLR; this is encoded by the coding sequence ATGGCGGAGATGAGCTACCGGACGGCCCTGGTGACGGGCGCCTCGAGCGGCCTGGGCCGCGGGCTGGCGCTGTGGCTGGCCAAGCGGGGCCTGCGCGTGTTCGCCTCGGGGCGGCGGCTTCCCCAGCTCCAGGCCCTGGCCGCCGAGGCCCAGGCCGCCGGCGCCACCGTGGAGCCGCTGGAGCTGGACGTCACCCAGGCGGACGCGACCCTGGAGCGCATCCGCGAGCTCGACGCCGAGTGTGGGGGGCTGGACCTGGTCGTGGCCAACGCCGGCGTGGGCGGCGTCACCCACGCCAAGCGCCTGCAATGGGAGAAGGTGCGCGGCATCATCGACACCAACGTCACCGGCGCCGTCGCCACGCTGAGCGCCGTGCTACCGCAGATGGTGGAGCGGCGGCGCGGCCACCTGGTGGGCATCTCCAGCCTCGCGGCGTACCGGGGGCTGGCGGGCCACGCGGCCTACTCCGCCTCCAAGGCCTTCCTGGCCACCTTCATGGAGAGCCTGCGCGTGGACCTGGGCGGCACCGGCGTGCGCGTCACCTGCGTCTACCCCGGCTTCGTGAAGAGCGAGATGACGGCGAAGAACGACTTCCCCATGCCCTTTCTCATGGAGACGGACGCGGCCGTGGAGCTGATGGGCAAGGGCATCCTCCGTGGCGACACGGAGCTGACCTTCCCCTGGCAGCTCGCCCTTCCCACGCGACTGGTGAAGGTGCTGCCCAATCCCCTCTTCGACGCCGCCGCGCGCCGGCTGCGCTGA
- a CDS encoding response regulator — protein MTLWNSVMAVDDDPDILLAFKDVLELEGYTVLLARGGREALELLRRGARPAVILLDLMMPDISGWDFRERQLADASIASLPVVVVSGQGVSARDVAALGVAGYLKKPVDLEQLLGTVERYVRRPQPQPQHA, from the coding sequence ATGACGTTATGGAACAGCGTGATGGCGGTCGACGACGACCCCGACATCCTGCTCGCCTTCAAGGACGTGCTGGAGCTGGAGGGGTACACGGTGCTGCTGGCCCGGGGCGGCCGTGAGGCGCTGGAGCTGCTGCGGCGGGGCGCGCGTCCGGCCGTCATCCTGCTCGACCTGATGATGCCGGACATCAGCGGCTGGGACTTCCGCGAGCGGCAGCTCGCCGACGCCTCGATTGCCTCCCTCCCCGTGGTGGTTGTCTCCGGCCAGGGCGTGAGCGCGCGGGACGTGGCGGCGCTCGGTGTGGCCGGCTACCTGAAGAAGCCGGTGGACCTGGAGCAGCTCCTGGGCACCGTCGAGCGCTACGTGCGCCGGCCGCAGCCCCAGCCGCAGCACGCGTGA
- a CDS encoding histone deacetylase produces the protein MTATLLLTDPLFLQHDPGQGHPESPARLKRVLGVLASTPVRGTVMASPRSATGEELAAVHTPELLAYLERLSGHQAQIDPDTQVSPDSVDAARLAAGASVQAVEEVMKGRARNAFALVRPPGHHAEPGRAMGFCLFNNVAIAAEAGRRLGAERVLVLDWDVHHGNGTQAAFYGRRDVMYQSVHQYPYYPGTGAAHEVGVGEGEGYTVNVGLPGGNSDADYGMLFEELFLPVAEAYRPQLILVSAGFDPHQHDPIGGMDVTERGFAAMCASMKSLAERVCDGKLVLMLEGGYSLEGLSQSVHACAEVLAGRADGFPTGTTNADAKRALEASRDALRPYWSML, from the coding sequence ATGACCGCCACACTGCTGCTGACCGACCCGCTCTTCCTCCAGCACGACCCCGGCCAGGGCCACCCGGAGTCGCCCGCCCGGCTCAAGCGCGTCCTGGGCGTGCTGGCCAGCACCCCGGTGCGGGGCACGGTGATGGCCTCGCCCCGCTCGGCCACGGGCGAGGAGCTGGCCGCCGTGCACACCCCGGAGCTGCTTGCCTACCTGGAGCGCCTGAGCGGCCACCAGGCGCAAATCGACCCGGACACGCAGGTGTCGCCGGACAGCGTGGACGCGGCGCGGCTGGCGGCCGGGGCATCGGTGCAGGCGGTGGAGGAGGTCATGAAGGGCCGCGCGCGCAACGCCTTCGCGCTGGTGCGGCCACCGGGGCACCACGCCGAGCCGGGCCGCGCCATGGGCTTCTGCCTCTTCAACAACGTGGCCATCGCCGCGGAGGCCGGGCGCAGGCTGGGCGCGGAGCGCGTCCTCGTCCTCGACTGGGACGTGCACCACGGCAACGGCACCCAGGCGGCCTTCTACGGGCGGCGCGACGTCATGTACCAGTCCGTGCACCAGTACCCCTACTACCCGGGCACCGGCGCGGCCCACGAGGTGGGCGTGGGCGAGGGAGAGGGCTACACCGTCAATGTCGGCCTGCCCGGCGGCAACTCGGACGCGGACTACGGGATGCTCTTCGAGGAGCTGTTCCTCCCGGTGGCGGAGGCGTACCGGCCCCAGCTCATCCTGGTGTCCGCGGGGTTCGACCCGCACCAGCACGACCCCATCGGCGGCATGGACGTCACCGAGCGAGGCTTCGCCGCCATGTGCGCGTCCATGAAGTCCCTCGCCGAGCGCGTCTGCGACGGCAAGCTCGTGCTGATGCTGGAGGGTGGCTACTCCCTGGAGGGGCTGTCCCAGTCCGTGCACGCCTGCGCGGAGGTGCTGGCCGGGCGCGCGGACGGCTTCCCCACCGGCACGACGAACGCGGACGCGAAGCGCGCGCTCGAGGCGAGCCGCGACGCGCTGCGGCCGTACTGGTCCATGCTGTGA
- a CDS encoding HAMP domain-containing methyl-accepting chemotaxis protein, translated as MTPRLKKPGLRSLLLGSFALVLALILGTLYFVVPSRVEAYLETRLLKHGEDKAEQVATVLATQPDAGLTASLERLHAGDDDFPVIAVLAGDGRVVATHPEAPPAWFQDELRARPEVTALDGFGFANGDKAVAHPLSLRESGSGQVLVVVDFSGIEEVVTSLRHVVLLAFGIGLALFLAVAFFISRAFILVPLDAMMSMARRLAEADLTGRVDVGTRDELGQLAEALNRIAQSWRDTLGRVRGVSDVVAGVVEQIHRTGTTVSSGAGTVQARVEETSSSMVEMMASLRGIAENVEVLYQSAEESSSSIMEMAATNDEVAENVQAMAASVEETTSAIEEMTFSIKEVAKNIHELSASTEETSSAINQMDAAIGQVEANAKETARLSEQVFEDAQTGVEALRKTLTGIDRIKDTSRSAAGVIDSLGRRISEIGNILNVIDDVAEQTNLLALNAAIIAAQAGEHGKGFAVVAEEIKDLAERTGASTKEIAELIRSIQEESRNAVVVMNQGVRNVEEGVQLGREAEGALRKINDSTQKSTQMVKAIARATVEQARGSKQVTASIHRISETVSQISKASNEQAKGGEQIMKSAEKMKALTAHVQRSSQEQAHGSKQITRSIESINEMVTHLNRAQKEQTKGSEQVLKAVETIKGVSEHQTRSVRQLEEAIDNLQRQAEILRAEVRRFRV; from the coding sequence TTGACTCCCCGCCTCAAGAAACCCGGCCTGCGAAGCCTGCTGCTCGGCTCCTTCGCCCTGGTGCTCGCCCTCATCCTCGGGACGCTCTATTTCGTCGTCCCGTCGCGGGTGGAGGCCTACCTTGAGACCCGCCTGCTGAAGCATGGCGAGGACAAGGCGGAGCAGGTCGCCACCGTGCTGGCCACCCAGCCCGACGCGGGCCTGACGGCCAGCCTGGAGCGCCTGCACGCCGGGGACGACGACTTCCCCGTCATCGCCGTCCTGGCCGGGGACGGCCGGGTGGTCGCCACCCACCCGGAGGCGCCTCCCGCGTGGTTCCAGGACGAGCTCCGCGCCCGTCCGGAGGTGACGGCGCTCGACGGCTTCGGCTTCGCCAATGGCGACAAGGCCGTGGCCCACCCGCTGTCCCTGCGCGAGAGCGGCAGCGGGCAGGTGCTGGTGGTGGTGGACTTCTCCGGCATCGAGGAGGTCGTCACCTCGCTGCGCCACGTCGTGCTGCTGGCGTTCGGCATCGGCCTGGCGCTCTTCCTCGCGGTGGCCTTCTTCATCTCCCGCGCGTTCATCCTCGTGCCGCTGGACGCGATGATGAGCATGGCGCGCCGGCTGGCGGAGGCGGACCTCACCGGGCGCGTGGACGTGGGCACCCGGGACGAATTGGGACAGCTTGCCGAGGCGCTCAACCGCATCGCCCAGAGCTGGCGCGACACGCTGGGCCGGGTGCGCGGCGTGTCCGACGTGGTGGCGGGCGTCGTCGAGCAGATCCACCGCACCGGCACCACCGTGTCCTCCGGCGCGGGCACCGTGCAGGCTCGCGTGGAGGAGACGTCCTCGTCCATGGTGGAGATGATGGCCTCGCTGCGCGGCATCGCGGAGAACGTCGAGGTCCTCTACCAGAGCGCCGAGGAGAGCAGCTCCTCCATCATGGAGATGGCCGCCACCAACGACGAGGTGGCGGAGAACGTCCAGGCCATGGCCGCCAGCGTGGAGGAGACCACCAGCGCGATTGAGGAGATGACGTTCTCCATCAAGGAGGTGGCCAAGAACATCCATGAGCTGTCCGCCTCCACGGAGGAGACGTCCTCGGCCATCAACCAGATGGACGCGGCCATCGGCCAGGTGGAGGCCAACGCCAAGGAGACGGCCCGGCTGTCCGAGCAGGTCTTCGAGGATGCGCAGACGGGCGTGGAGGCCCTGCGCAAGACGCTCACCGGCATCGACCGCATCAAGGACACCAGCCGCTCGGCGGCCGGCGTCATCGACAGCCTGGGGCGCCGCATCTCCGAGATTGGCAACATCCTCAACGTCATCGACGACGTGGCGGAGCAGACCAACCTCCTGGCGCTCAACGCCGCCATCATCGCCGCGCAGGCGGGCGAGCACGGCAAGGGCTTCGCGGTGGTGGCGGAGGAAATCAAGGACCTGGCCGAGCGCACCGGCGCGTCCACGAAGGAAATCGCCGAGCTCATCCGCAGCATCCAGGAGGAGAGCCGCAACGCCGTGGTGGTGATGAACCAGGGCGTGCGCAACGTGGAGGAGGGCGTGCAGCTGGGCCGCGAGGCGGAAGGGGCGCTGCGCAAAATCAACGACAGCACCCAGAAGTCCACGCAGATGGTGAAGGCCATTGCCCGCGCCACCGTGGAGCAGGCGCGCGGCAGCAAGCAGGTGACGGCCTCCATCCACCGCATCAGCGAGACGGTGTCGCAGATTTCCAAGGCCTCCAACGAGCAGGCCAAGGGCGGCGAGCAGATCATGAAGAGCGCGGAGAAGATGAAGGCGCTCACCGCCCACGTGCAGCGCAGCAGCCAGGAGCAGGCGCACGGCAGCAAGCAGATTACGCGCTCGATTGAGAGCATCAACGAGATGGTCACCCACCTGAACCGCGCCCAGAAGGAGCAGACCAAGGGCAGCGAGCAGGTGCTCAAGGCAGTGGAGACCATCAAGGGCGTGTCCGAGCACCAGACACGCTCGGTGCGCCAACTGGAGGAGGCCATCGACAACCTCCAGCGGCAGGCGGAAATCCTCCGTGCCGAGGTGCGTCGCTTCCGCGTGTAG